In one window of Vibrio sp. DW001 DNA:
- a CDS encoding Ldh family oxidoreductase: protein MMSTIQVNETELRELSLKKLVKAGLSEQTTKEVIDVLIHADKTGVHSHGVMRIEHYCHRLNEGGLNKEPTFSIEQISPSVAVFDSDDGMGHSALIAATNHAIELAEETGLGFVSVKNGSHCGALSYFMEQATAKGLIGISMTQTDTCVAPYGGAERFLGTNPIAFGFPVENAHPMIVDMATSATAFGKLLHAKETGQQIGENLAIDKDGNMTTDPHQVENLLTFGGHKGSGIALAIDALTGILMNANFSNHVVRMYGDFDKMRKLASLVIVINPEKLGNPLFAVMMQQMVTELRAVKPMAGSGSVQAPNDPQNAYKLQSEANGITVAKSVYNYLKG from the coding sequence ATGATGTCTACTATTCAAGTAAATGAAACAGAGTTGCGTGAACTATCTCTTAAAAAATTAGTTAAAGCGGGCCTTAGTGAACAGACGACGAAAGAAGTCATTGATGTGTTAATACACGCTGACAAAACGGGTGTCCATTCACATGGCGTTATGCGTATTGAGCATTATTGTCACCGCTTGAATGAAGGTGGCTTGAATAAAGAGCCTACGTTTAGCATTGAACAAATTTCACCTTCAGTTGCTGTATTTGACTCTGATGATGGCATGGGACACTCGGCACTTATCGCGGCAACAAATCACGCTATAGAGTTAGCTGAAGAAACCGGTCTTGGTTTTGTTAGCGTCAAGAATGGTTCACATTGTGGAGCACTTTCATACTTCATGGAACAGGCGACAGCGAAAGGTTTGATTGGTATTTCGATGACGCAAACTGATACCTGCGTTGCTCCTTATGGTGGCGCTGAACGCTTCTTAGGGACCAATCCAATTGCATTTGGTTTTCCTGTGGAAAATGCACACCCGATGATTGTTGATATGGCTACAAGCGCAACAGCCTTTGGTAAGTTGCTTCATGCAAAAGAGACCGGCCAGCAAATTGGTGAAAATCTTGCTATCGATAAAGACGGCAATATGACAACGGATCCACATCAAGTGGAAAATCTACTGACATTTGGCGGTCATAAAGGTTCAGGTATTGCGCTAGCGATTGATGCGCTAACTGGTATTTTGATGAATGCTAACTTTAGCAACCATGTGGTCCGTATGTACGGAGATTTTGACAAGATGCGCAAACTTGCCAGCCTTGTCATTGTTATTAATCCAGAAAAGCTAGGGAATCCATTGTTTGCAGTAATGATGCAGCAAATGGTAACGGAACTTCGTGCAGTTAAACCTATGGCTGGCTCAGGTTCGGTACAAGCCCCCAATGATCCACAAAATGCTTACAAGTTACAAAGCGAAGCCAACGGTATCACTGTTGCTAAATCAGTTTACAACTATCTAAAAGGATAG
- a CDS encoding zinc-binding alcohol dehydrogenase family protein — protein sequence MKTLICNEPNSIEYIECPIPEIESNEVLLKVNSVGICGTDIHAYAGRQPFFSYPRVLGHEICGTVEKIGEKVTKAEVAKRYSVIPCIPCGECPACEEGKTNCCESVSLYGVHQDGGFTEYLAVLEDNLVLLPDNVSNSKGALVECFAISAHAVRRAQLTGGNNVLVVGAGPIGLAAAAVIKAEGHNVVIVDVAEQRLTWAADKLQTATLNALSETYVDDIRSQFNGQLADVVFDATGYDKSMTNAVNLIRNGGKLVFIGFTKGELAFHNPTFHMKETTLMSSRNATRQDFERVIELMEQGKISESMMKNRDYDFHTFGNSYKEDVVENKSLVKGVINF from the coding sequence ATGAAAACTTTAATTTGTAATGAACCCAATTCAATTGAGTATATTGAATGCCCGATTCCAGAGATCGAAAGCAATGAAGTTCTTCTGAAAGTCAATTCAGTAGGTATCTGTGGCACAGATATCCATGCTTACGCTGGTCGACAGCCTTTCTTTTCATACCCGCGTGTATTAGGCCATGAAATTTGCGGTACTGTCGAAAAAATCGGTGAGAAAGTGACTAAAGCCGAAGTGGCTAAGCGCTATTCTGTTATTCCTTGTATCCCATGTGGTGAATGCCCAGCTTGCGAAGAAGGTAAAACCAATTGCTGTGAAAGTGTATCTCTTTACGGTGTCCACCAAGATGGTGGTTTTACAGAATACCTAGCGGTTCTTGAAGATAATCTGGTTCTACTTCCTGACAATGTGTCTAACAGTAAAGGAGCACTGGTTGAATGTTTTGCTATCAGTGCACATGCGGTTCGCCGTGCGCAGTTGACTGGGGGGAATAATGTTCTTGTTGTCGGCGCTGGCCCAATTGGTCTTGCAGCAGCAGCAGTCATTAAAGCAGAAGGGCATAACGTTGTTATTGTTGATGTTGCTGAACAACGTCTAACTTGGGCAGCAGACAAACTACAAACAGCTACATTAAATGCGCTAAGTGAAACGTACGTTGATGATATTCGTAGTCAATTTAATGGTCAGTTGGCTGATGTCGTATTTGATGCGACTGGGTACGACAAATCAATGACAAATGCAGTAAACCTGATTCGTAACGGTGGGAAGCTCGTATTTATTGGCTTCACAAAGGGTGAATTAGCATTTCATAACCCTACTTTTCATATGAAAGAAACCACGCTTATGAGCTCACGTAATGCAACACGTCAAGATTTTGAACGTGTAATCGAGTTGATGGAACAAGGTAAAATTTCTGAATCAATGATGAAAAATAGAGATTACGATTTCCATACCTTTGGGAATTCATACAAAGAAGATGTCGTTGAAAATAAATCTTTGGTTAAAGGCGTAATAAATTTTTAA
- a CDS encoding mannitol dehydrogenase family protein, translating to MEDQNKIENGKFSSTTSYDRTVLKSNIVHIGFGAFHRGHQAVYNDLTNDRSEDKWGICEINMFGGSELTDSLRAQDHLLTVVEKSATETHSRLVRTITESIHTPVDGIEKAILKLTEDQVKIVSLTITEKGYCAAPQSGMLDETNQLIIHDLANPTVPMSAIGLVTEALRIRRDNGLAPFSVLSCDNIPENGHLTKSVILAFSKKLDSELSDWIEENVTFPSTMVDRIVPAMTDDQFDVIEEQTGYRDPCGVVCEDFRQWVVEDNFVAGRPPWEKAGAMLVGDVLPYEEMKLRMLNGSHSFLAYNGSLAGYEFIYQCMQDSDFQSVTLKLMLDEQAKSLSPDLNVDLNEYANLLIARFSNTNIKHKTEQIAMDGSQKLPQRALAPYLILQERHIPAKCQPVLIAGWMHYVIDMINKGNELSDPLVETYKSIMSHVSEKSEQAKSLLAIEKVFGKHGVENKRFIEQVLNAFDDIETVGINNTIEKLVKD from the coding sequence ATGGAAGATCAAAATAAAATAGAAAACGGTAAGTTTTCATCAACAACAAGCTACGATAGAACAGTACTTAAAAGTAATATCGTTCATATTGGTTTTGGTGCATTCCACCGCGGACATCAAGCCGTTTATAACGATTTAACGAATGACCGATCTGAAGATAAATGGGGTATCTGTGAAATTAATATGTTTGGTGGGTCAGAGTTAACAGACAGTTTGCGAGCACAAGATCATTTGTTAACCGTCGTTGAGAAGTCTGCAACAGAAACTCATAGTCGTCTTGTTCGAACTATTACTGAATCAATCCATACACCAGTAGATGGTATTGAAAAAGCAATTCTAAAACTCACTGAAGACCAGGTTAAAATCGTTTCATTAACGATAACTGAAAAAGGTTATTGTGCTGCACCGCAATCGGGAATGTTAGATGAAACCAATCAATTAATTATTCATGATTTGGCCAATCCAACCGTACCAATGTCGGCTATTGGGTTGGTTACCGAGGCTCTTCGAATTCGTCGTGATAATGGTCTCGCGCCTTTTAGCGTTTTGTCATGTGACAATATTCCTGAAAACGGCCACTTAACCAAGAGTGTCATTCTCGCATTTTCTAAGAAGCTTGATTCTGAACTGAGTGATTGGATTGAAGAAAACGTCACTTTCCCAAGCACGATGGTTGACCGTATTGTTCCCGCGATGACCGATGACCAATTTGACGTCATCGAAGAACAAACAGGTTATCGCGATCCTTGTGGCGTAGTTTGTGAAGATTTCCGTCAGTGGGTAGTTGAAGATAATTTTGTAGCAGGTCGACCTCCATGGGAAAAAGCAGGCGCGATGCTCGTTGGTGATGTTCTACCGTATGAGGAAATGAAGCTTCGTATGCTTAACGGTAGCCATTCATTCCTTGCTTACAATGGTTCACTCGCTGGATACGAATTTATTTATCAATGTATGCAAGATTCTGATTTCCAATCAGTCACATTGAAGTTAATGCTTGATGAACAAGCTAAATCATTGAGCCCTGACTTAAACGTTGATCTCAACGAGTATGCCAATTTACTCATTGCCCGTTTTAGTAACACAAATATCAAACACAAAACCGAACAAATCGCGATGGATGGCTCTCAAAAACTCCCTCAACGTGCGCTTGCCCCATATCTAATACTTCAAGAACGTCATATCCCCGCTAAATGCCAACCCGTGTTAATTGCAGGTTGGATGCACTATGTAATTGATATGATTAATAAAGGTAATGAACTATCTGACCCATTGGTAGAAACATATAAATCAATTATGTCTCACGTATCTGAGAAAAGTGAGCAAGCTAAATCATTATTGGCGATTGAAAAAGTCTTTGGAAAGCACGGTGTTGAAAATAAACGGTTTATTGAGCAGGTTCTAAACGCGTTTGATGATATTGAGACCGTGGGCATCAATAACACAATTGAAAAACTAGTGAAGGATTAG
- a CDS encoding sugar kinase — translation MIEEKRHIERPIFAEILSFGEPMFELSQVNLNNNGEADFLSGFGGDASNFAIAAARQGANVGMLTHMGDDEFGKKFLNLWDKENVNISTVVSNTNSHTGVYFITHDKNGHHFSFLRKGSAASLITPSQLPVEAIKNAKLLHITAITQAISDTSCDSTFKAIEIASKNNTLISYDTNLRLKLWSLNRARAIINETASLVDICFPSIDEAQLLTGLEHEDDIIDYYLKIGSKTVVLKKGALGATVANESIRVSLPPFKTNPLDATAAGDSFAGSFCTHLVNGYSLEECLKFANATASITIMGYGAVAPLPTLEQVLDRIKNGQSK, via the coding sequence ATGATCGAGGAAAAAAGACACATAGAAAGACCAATTTTTGCTGAAATACTAAGTTTTGGTGAACCAATGTTCGAATTGAGCCAAGTTAACCTAAACAATAACGGTGAAGCGGACTTCTTAAGCGGCTTCGGTGGTGATGCTTCTAACTTTGCTATCGCTGCTGCGCGACAAGGCGCAAACGTCGGTATGCTCACGCACATGGGAGATGATGAATTTGGAAAAAAATTTCTAAATTTGTGGGATAAAGAGAACGTTAATATTTCAACTGTTGTATCGAACACCAATAGTCATACTGGCGTTTATTTCATTACGCATGATAAAAACGGGCATCATTTTTCATTCTTACGTAAAGGATCGGCAGCGAGTCTTATCACACCATCACAATTACCTGTAGAAGCTATTAAAAATGCAAAGCTTTTACATATCACCGCTATAACACAGGCAATCAGTGATACCAGTTGTGACTCCACCTTCAAAGCAATAGAAATTGCATCTAAAAACAACACGTTGATATCCTATGACACTAACCTACGTTTGAAATTATGGTCATTAAACCGTGCTCGTGCCATCATCAATGAAACGGCTTCACTGGTAGATATATGCTTTCCAAGTATTGATGAGGCACAGCTTCTCACTGGTTTAGAACACGAAGACGATATTATCGATTATTACCTCAAAATCGGGTCTAAAACAGTCGTTCTTAAGAAAGGCGCACTGGGGGCAACGGTAGCCAATGAATCAATCCGCGTATCACTACCACCGTTCAAAACCAATCCGTTAGACGCAACCGCTGCAGGTGATTCATTTGCTGGCTCGTTCTGTACACATTTAGTTAACGGATATTCATTGGAAGAGTGTTTGAAATTTGCAAACGCCACCGCCTCTATCACCATTATGGGTTATGGCGCCGTCGCACCACTACCAACACTTGAACAAGTTTTAGATCGCATTAAAAATGGACAATCAAAATGA
- a CDS encoding bifunctional 4-hydroxy-2-oxoglutarate aldolase/2-dehydro-3-deoxy-phosphogluconate aldolase: MNTLDSRLAKLKVIPVIVVDEAEDILPIGKALSENGLPVAEITFRTAAAADAIVLLRKEYPDMLIGAGTILNEQQLLAAKEAGVDFVVSAGLNPTTVKAAQKHNVAIIAGVNTPSLVEQAMELGLTTVKFFPAEASGGIKMLKAMLAPYNQIKVMPTGGINKDNIQAYLDVPSVLACGGSWMVDQSLVKNKEWDKMATLIREIVAQLK, encoded by the coding sequence ATGAATACTTTAGATTCACGTCTCGCTAAATTAAAAGTGATTCCAGTCATCGTAGTAGATGAAGCGGAAGACATTTTGCCTATTGGTAAGGCTCTGTCAGAAAATGGTTTACCAGTAGCCGAAATTACGTTCCGTACTGCGGCGGCGGCGGATGCCATCGTATTACTGCGTAAAGAATACCCCGACATGTTGATTGGTGCTGGTACGATTTTAAATGAACAACAATTACTCGCAGCAAAAGAAGCGGGGGTCGACTTCGTTGTCTCTGCTGGTCTTAACCCTACAACAGTAAAAGCAGCTCAAAAACATAATGTAGCGATTATTGCCGGCGTCAATACACCCTCACTTGTCGAACAGGCGATGGAGTTGGGCCTTACGACTGTTAAGTTTTTTCCCGCAGAAGCATCTGGTGGAATAAAAATGCTCAAAGCCATGCTTGCCCCGTATAACCAGATCAAAGTAATGCCAACTGGCGGTATTAATAAAGATAACATTCAAGCGTATCTTGATGTGCCTAGCGTCCTTGCTTGTGGTGGTTCTTGGATGGTTGACCAATCATTAGTTAAGAATAAAGAGTGGGATAAGATGGCGACGTTGATTAGGGAAATTGTGGCGCAACTCAAGTAA
- a CDS encoding LysR family transcriptional regulator has translation MSIKLQQLNHFFLVVEEGGFRAASHRANRSQAALSTSIKELERNLGQPLFEPGNKSTLTPFGVICLPKIVQFLNVYNALNNDLMAAAAGQQGRVRIASVPSVAAKLIPSVLGAFCERHPNVEVSLIDDNAAGVEARLLSGEVDLALGNCSHLDEKEIHFTPLISDPIGVVCLRDNPIAQHTAGIEWKMLLDQPFIRNGTCTLLDPTPARTLSQNALYSVENITSLFSVLELGIGVTTLPKLAFPTNETRLIWIPLVDPPLKRQIGIFRLIDRTISPQAQAFHDLCIKYLNF, from the coding sequence ATGAGTATTAAACTTCAGCAACTGAATCATTTTTTTTTGGTGGTGGAAGAAGGGGGATTTCGGGCCGCTTCTCATCGAGCAAATCGATCGCAAGCAGCGCTTTCTACATCAATAAAAGAACTGGAACGCAACCTAGGCCAACCTTTATTTGAACCTGGTAATAAATCGACCCTTACTCCTTTCGGTGTAATATGCCTACCCAAAATTGTACAGTTCTTAAATGTGTACAATGCACTGAATAATGACTTAATGGCTGCAGCTGCGGGGCAGCAAGGAAGAGTACGTATTGCCAGTGTACCGTCTGTCGCAGCAAAACTAATACCGAGCGTTCTGGGTGCTTTTTGCGAAAGACATCCAAATGTTGAAGTGAGCTTAATCGATGATAATGCGGCAGGTGTCGAAGCTCGATTGCTGTCGGGTGAAGTTGATTTGGCGTTGGGAAATTGCTCCCACCTTGATGAGAAAGAGATACATTTTACCCCTTTAATTTCTGATCCGATTGGTGTGGTCTGTTTACGTGATAACCCTATTGCACAGCATACTGCCGGTATTGAATGGAAAATGTTGCTAGATCAGCCCTTTATTCGTAATGGAACTTGCACACTCCTCGATCCGACACCCGCGAGAACATTGAGTCAGAACGCGCTCTACTCCGTCGAGAATATTACGTCTCTTTTTTCTGTATTAGAGCTTGGAATCGGTGTGACGACACTGCCTAAACTTGCGTTTCCAACGAATGAAACAAGGTTGATTTGGATTCCGCTTGTCGACCCTCCATTGAAACGACAAATAGGCATATTTAGACTCATTGATCGAACAATCTCTCCTCAGGCGCAAGCATTTCATGATCTGTGCATAAAATACCTTAATTTTTGA
- a CDS encoding RidA family protein — protein MSTLANKHPIETSLFASKAPLEWALVNNGTLYTAQIPINQSGAVVEGGIEAQTRQTLDNLVHTLECAGETLDSVLQVLIYVTDREYLTTVNQVYAEYFNAPYPNRAAMVVAGLAREEMLVEFVVYASSSQPT, from the coding sequence GTGAGCACACTAGCAAACAAACACCCAATAGAAACGTCTCTTTTTGCCTCTAAAGCACCTCTTGAGTGGGCACTGGTTAACAACGGAACCTTGTATACCGCTCAAATTCCTATCAATCAATCTGGCGCGGTTGTTGAAGGAGGTATTGAAGCCCAAACGAGACAAACATTAGACAACCTTGTCCATACTTTAGAGTGTGCTGGTGAAACACTTGATTCAGTTTTACAGGTACTGATTTACGTCACTGATCGTGAGTATCTCACCACTGTTAATCAGGTCTACGCAGAGTACTTTAACGCGCCCTACCCTAATCGTGCAGCCATGGTGGTTGCAGGGTTAGCTCGTGAAGAAATGCTGGTGGAATTTGTTGTGTATGCCAGTTCCTCACAACCGACTTAA
- a CDS encoding aldehyde dehydrogenase family protein: MTTLINNVHAEKALYIAGEWHSGISTIANINPSDITENIGHFAQASEDQVHQAIAAAKQAQPEWEKTPIERKQAILQAIGDELIARCDELGTLLSREEGKPFVEGRGEIYRAGQFFQYFAAEVLRQIGDNADSVRPGVSVEVTREAVGAIAIISPWNFPTATAAWKIAPALAFGNSVIWKPANLTPASAVALTEIIHRQGLPAGVFNLVLGNGSQVGNALINSPKIDGVSFTGSVDTGRKVATATAPNFVRCQLEMGSKNALVIADDADIQTAVDATIAGSFSGAGQKCTASSRLVVTDGIHDAFVDALIKRMGSLKVGHALEDGIFMGPVVDGNQLDANLSWVDKARQSGAELAVGGERLNMKHDGFYMSPTLFLETKNSWEVNQEEVFAPLACVIRVADLDEAIATTNDTRFGLTGGIITQSLRSSALFKQQVQTGCVMVNLPTAGTDYHVPFGGRKESSFGPREQGQYAKEFYTVVKTAYQRPY; encoded by the coding sequence ATGACAACGCTAATCAACAATGTTCACGCTGAAAAAGCACTTTATATCGCAGGTGAATGGCACTCAGGCATCAGCACTATTGCCAACATCAACCCTTCAGATATCACTGAAAATATAGGCCACTTTGCACAAGCAAGCGAAGACCAAGTTCATCAAGCGATTGCCGCGGCTAAGCAAGCACAACCTGAATGGGAAAAAACACCTATTGAACGTAAACAGGCCATATTACAGGCGATTGGCGACGAGCTTATTGCGCGTTGTGACGAGCTTGGCACCTTGTTGTCACGTGAAGAAGGAAAACCGTTTGTAGAGGGTAGAGGTGAAATCTATCGCGCAGGGCAGTTCTTTCAATATTTTGCAGCTGAAGTGCTACGCCAAATTGGTGATAACGCGGATTCTGTCAGACCCGGTGTATCCGTAGAAGTTACCCGTGAAGCTGTCGGTGCTATTGCCATTATCTCCCCTTGGAACTTTCCTACTGCAACGGCAGCGTGGAAGATTGCACCGGCTTTAGCGTTTGGTAATAGCGTTATTTGGAAACCTGCAAACCTAACACCAGCAAGTGCTGTTGCCTTAACAGAAATCATCCATCGTCAAGGACTGCCTGCTGGCGTATTTAACTTAGTGTTAGGTAACGGTTCACAGGTAGGTAATGCGCTTATTAACTCCCCTAAGATAGATGGTGTTAGCTTCACTGGTTCTGTTGACACTGGTCGAAAAGTAGCCACCGCTACCGCGCCCAACTTTGTTCGTTGCCAACTTGAAATGGGCAGCAAAAACGCACTAGTGATTGCTGATGATGCCGACATACAAACCGCAGTAGATGCCACCATAGCTGGCTCTTTTTCTGGTGCTGGTCAGAAGTGCACCGCGTCATCTCGCCTTGTGGTCACAGACGGTATTCATGATGCTTTTGTTGATGCGTTAATCAAGAGAATGGGTAGCCTCAAGGTAGGTCATGCTTTAGAAGATGGCATATTTATGGGTCCAGTAGTGGATGGTAATCAACTTGATGCAAATCTTTCATGGGTAGACAAAGCCCGCCAAAGTGGGGCTGAGCTAGCCGTTGGCGGTGAACGCCTAAACATGAAACATGACGGTTTTTATATGTCTCCAACACTTTTCCTAGAAACCAAAAACAGTTGGGAAGTGAATCAAGAAGAAGTCTTTGCCCCTTTGGCTTGCGTTATTCGTGTTGCCGATTTAGATGAAGCTATTGCGACAACCAACGATACACGGTTTGGTTTAACCGGTGGGATCATCACTCAAAGCCTTCGTTCAAGTGCCCTGTTTAAACAGCAAGTACAAACCGGCTGTGTCATGGTCAACCTACCCACCGCAGGCACAGATTATCACGTCCCATTTGGTGGCCGAAAAGAGTCTAGCTTTGGTCCTAGAGAGCAAGGCCAATACGCAAAAGAATTCTATACCGTAGTTAAAACTGCCTATCAACGACCTTATTAG
- a CDS encoding membrane dipeptidase, which yields MYQKRIVIDGLQYCNWNREYFQTLKASGITAVHVTLVYHENARETLTRFAEWNLRFEQNADLIMIVRSMADVTKAKQLGKVGIFFGAQNCSPIDDEIGLIEVMRQQGLLIMQLTYNNQSLIATGCYEQHDSGITRFGKQAIAEMNQVGMIIDMSHSAERSTLEAIDLSSRPICISHANPTFAHQALRNKSDEVIKALAARGGLLGFSLYPFHLPNGSQCTLEDFCQMVASTADLVGIEHLAIGSDLCLNQPQSVLEWMRNGRWSKAMDYGEGSVNNAGWPDSLPWFCGSAGMENIYNGLIRHGFSEPEAGKILGDNWFNFLMQGLEPST from the coding sequence ATGTATCAGAAGCGAATAGTGATAGACGGATTGCAATATTGCAACTGGAATCGAGAGTACTTCCAAACGCTAAAAGCAAGCGGTATCACTGCGGTTCACGTGACCTTGGTTTATCACGAAAATGCACGTGAAACCCTAACACGCTTTGCCGAGTGGAATTTACGTTTTGAACAAAATGCCGATTTAATCATGATCGTTCGTTCCATGGCTGACGTGACAAAAGCGAAACAACTGGGGAAGGTCGGTATCTTCTTTGGCGCGCAAAACTGCTCTCCTATCGATGATGAAATTGGCTTAATTGAAGTGATGCGCCAACAAGGCCTGCTGATCATGCAACTGACTTACAACAATCAGAGCCTTATTGCTACTGGATGTTATGAGCAACATGATTCGGGTATCACTCGATTTGGCAAACAAGCTATCGCCGAAATGAATCAAGTGGGCATGATTATCGACATGTCACACAGCGCAGAACGGTCAACTTTAGAAGCGATTGACCTTTCTTCAAGACCGATCTGCATCAGCCACGCAAACCCCACATTCGCGCATCAAGCTCTACGCAACAAATCTGATGAAGTAATCAAAGCCTTAGCCGCACGTGGGGGCCTACTAGGGTTTAGCCTATATCCATTCCACCTACCTAATGGCAGCCAGTGTACTTTGGAAGACTTCTGTCAAATGGTGGCATCTACCGCTGACTTAGTTGGTATCGAACATTTAGCGATTGGCAGTGATTTGTGTCTCAATCAACCCCAATCCGTATTGGAATGGATGCGTAATGGGCGATGGTCAAAGGCGATGGATTACGGAGAAGGATCCGTAAATAACGCCGGTTGGCCTGATTCTCTACCTTGGTTTTGCGGTAGTGCAGGTATGGAGAATATATATAACGGACTCATTCGCCACGGGTTCAGTGAACCTGAAGCGGGAAAAATACTAGGCGACAACTGGTTTAACTTCCTTATGCAAGGGCTTGAACCTAGCACGTAA